One part of the Candidatus Poribacteria bacterium genome encodes these proteins:
- a CDS encoding mandelate racemase/muconate lactonizing enzyme family protein, producing MKITDVKTLVMGTSWRNLTFVKVETDEGLTGVSEVRMNNRTDALVAYIDGAKKRHVIGSDPFNTEDLYQRLFRDDYGRAGEIVATGISVIEIACWDIIGKALNQPVYRLLGGACRDQIKAYANGWYRVERSTDEFHAAAKRVLEKGYRALKFDPFGAGYYELSYEEKLKSVGLVEAVRDAVGPDVEILVEMHGRFSPYTAIEIAAELEQFQPSWVEEPVPPDNIAALAKAADKINLPVATGERLHNKYEYRELINLQAADILQPDITQTGGFLETKKIAAMGDMCYMTVAPHNVGGPVSTATALHFAACTTNFKIQEHFNDFSEAWVKEAATGCPEVIDGYFSLPDGPGLGMELNEELIAEHPYREGSFNLWEDDWHKREY from the coding sequence ATGAAGATTACAGATGTCAAAACCTTGGTCATGGGGACCAGTTGGCGGAACTTAACCTTCGTCAAAGTCGAAACCGATGAAGGGTTGACCGGTGTCAGTGAGGTGCGAATGAATAACCGCACCGATGCGCTTGTTGCTTATATTGATGGTGCGAAGAAGCGGCATGTCATTGGCAGCGATCCATTTAATACAGAAGATCTCTATCAGAGACTCTTTCGAGATGACTACGGTCGCGCTGGTGAAATCGTGGCAACCGGCATCAGCGTTATTGAAATCGCGTGCTGGGATATTATCGGCAAGGCGTTGAATCAACCGGTCTACCGGTTACTCGGTGGTGCCTGTCGCGATCAGATTAAGGCATACGCCAACGGTTGGTATCGCGTGGAACGCTCCACTGACGAATTTCATGCTGCAGCGAAAAGGGTGCTTGAAAAAGGTTACCGAGCGCTGAAGTTTGATCCGTTCGGTGCAGGCTACTATGAACTTTCTTACGAAGAAAAGTTGAAGTCTGTTGGACTCGTTGAAGCGGTGCGTGACGCTGTCGGGCCCGATGTCGAAATTCTTGTTGAGATGCACGGTAGATTTAGCCCGTATACAGCGATAGAAATTGCTGCGGAATTGGAACAGTTCCAACCGAGTTGGGTCGAGGAGCCTGTGCCGCCTGATAATATTGCAGCCCTCGCAAAAGCGGCTGACAAAATCAACCTGCCCGTTGCTACGGGTGAGCGACTTCACAATAAGTATGAGTACCGTGAGTTGATTAACCTACAAGCAGCGGATATACTGCAACCGGATATTACGCAGACAGGAGGCTTCTTAGAAACTAAGAAAATCGCAGCGATGGGGGACATGTGCTATATGACTGTTGCCCCGCATAACGTCGGGGGCCCTGTCTCCACAGCGACCGCTTTGCACTTCGCTGCTTGCACCACAAACTTCAAGATTCAGGAGCATTTCAATGATTTTTCTGAGGCGTGGGTTAAAGAGGCAGCGACGGGATGCCCCGAAGTGATTGATGGTTACTTTAGTCTGCCTGATGGACCTGGACTCGGTATGGAACTAAATGAGGAACTTATCGCCGAACACCCTTATCGCGAAGGTTCATTCAACCTCTGGGAAGATGACTGGCACAAACGCGAGTATTAA
- a CDS encoding sulfatase-like hydrolase/transferase, producing MPQDSNQPNVIVFFTDQQRWDTSGLHGNPLDLTPNFDRMAQRGTHVHRSFTCQPVCGPARSCLQTGLYATRTGCFRNGIPLSPNLKTLAHHFGEAGYATGYIGKWHLYSGGTGPGPVPAEHRGGYDYWLASNVLEFTSDAYQTTLYDNDNNPVDLPGYRVDALTDAVIRYVDRHKTDPFYLFTSYIEPHHQNHLDDYPPPDGYRERYTGKWIPPDLAALGGSTHQHLGGYYGMVKRLDEALGRLLDALKSLHLLDNTIILFTSDHGCHFKTRNGEYKRSCHESSIRVPTAFHGGDFIGGGQLQELVSLVDLPPTLLDAAGLEVPTEMQGKSIMPLVRGETDGWPEEVFVQISEAQVGRAIRTQRWKYGVDAPNKSGGKDAGSDRYVEQYLYDLQADPYELKNLVGLRSHEPVTEVMRERLIRRMLEVGEEAPTIEQAPTQRGGQRSVSEAEARN from the coding sequence ATGCCACAAGATTCAAATCAACCGAATGTCATTGTCTTTTTCACTGACCAGCAGCGATGGGATACGTCCGGCTTGCACGGGAATCCGCTTGACCTGACCCCCAACTTCGACCGTATGGCACAGCGCGGCACACATGTCCATCGTTCCTTTACGTGTCAGCCTGTCTGTGGTCCTGCGCGCTCATGCCTCCAAACGGGGTTATATGCGACTCGGACGGGATGCTTCCGAAACGGTATTCCATTGTCTCCGAACCTCAAGACGCTTGCACACCATTTTGGCGAGGCAGGCTACGCCACCGGATACATCGGTAAGTGGCACCTCTATAGTGGTGGTACGGGACCGGGACCTGTGCCAGCGGAGCACCGCGGTGGGTATGACTACTGGTTAGCATCCAATGTTCTTGAGTTCACCTCCGATGCGTATCAGACAACACTTTACGATAACGACAACAACCCCGTTGATCTCCCCGGCTATCGTGTGGACGCGCTCACCGATGCAGTAATACGCTACGTTGACCGGCATAAGACCGATCCATTTTACCTCTTTACGTCATACATTGAGCCGCACCACCAAAACCACTTGGACGATTATCCGCCGCCGGATGGGTATCGGGAGCGGTATACGGGGAAATGGATACCACCGGATCTCGCCGCGCTTGGTGGCTCGACACACCAGCATTTAGGTGGTTATTACGGTATGGTGAAAAGGTTGGACGAAGCACTCGGGAGACTTTTAGATGCGCTCAAGAGCCTCCATTTGCTTGATAACACGATTATTCTTTTTACCTCTGACCATGGGTGCCATTTCAAAACCCGTAATGGTGAATATAAACGTTCATGTCATGAAAGTTCTATCCGTGTGCCGACTGCGTTCCATGGCGGCGATTTCATTGGTGGTGGACAACTCCAAGAACTCGTCAGTCTCGTTGATCTTCCACCGACGCTCCTCGATGCAGCAGGTTTGGAAGTGCCAACTGAGATGCAAGGTAAATCTATCATGCCGTTGGTACGCGGCGAAACGGATGGCTGGCCAGAAGAGGTCTTCGTCCAAATTAGCGAGGCACAGGTCGGACGTGCTATTCGGACGCAACGTTGGAAATACGGTGTTGATGCCCCAAATAAGAGCGGTGGCAAAGATGCAGGATCAGACCGGTATGTGGAGCAATACCTCTACGACCTGCAGGCAGACCCGTACGAATTGAAGAATCTCGTCGGGTTGCGATCGCATGAACCTGTTACAGAAGTGATGAGAGAACGTCTTATTCGGCGGATGCTGGAGGTAGGTGAAGAGGCACCAACGATTGAGCAAGCACCAACACAAAGGGGCGGACAACGCAGTGTTTCGGAGGCAGAAGCAAGAAACTAA